One region of Gossypium raimondii isolate GPD5lz chromosome 6, ASM2569854v1, whole genome shotgun sequence genomic DNA includes:
- the LOC105772320 gene encoding elicitor-responsive protein 3, whose protein sequence is MSIQGLPFEVTVVGCYNLEDKEWISKQDPYVCVEYGSAKYGTRTCTDGGKNPTFQEKFVFTLIEGLKELNVVVWNSNTIVADDHIGTGRVQLHKVLSQGFDDCTWPLQSKYGRHAGEVRLILHYSNAKAPQPQKSKCKTKSIEEYVPSAPFSQVSPYGYPPAPSAAPYPTMSYAAPSHYKSCPTAAPAAVGYPHHAPLAPYPPQTYPPPPPQASTYYPPAPTGIYPPPPY, encoded by the exons TCGTTGGATGCTATAACTTGGAGGACAAGGAATGGATATCAAAACAAGATCCTTATGTTTGTGTCGAATATGGAAGTGCTAAGTATGGGACTAGAACCTGCACTG atGGAGGGAAGAATCCTACTTTTCAGGAGAAATTCGTATTTACGCTTATCGAAGGCCTCAAGGAACTGAATGTGGTCGTTTGGAACAGCAACACGATCGTCGCCGATGATCACATCGGAACTGGAAG GGTTCAACTCCATAAAGTCCTTTCCCAAGGTTTTGATGATTGTACTTGGCCACTTCAAAGCAAATATGGCAG GCATGCTGGGGAAGTGAGGCTCATATTACACTACTCCAATGCCAAAGCCCCA CAACCACAAAAATCAAAATGCAAGACAAAATCAATTGAAGAATATGTACCATCTGCACCTTTCAGCCAGGTCTCACCATATGGTTACCCACCAGCACCATCAGCAGCTCCTTACCCAACAATGTCATATGCAGCTCCATCTCATTACAAGTCATGTCCTACAGCAGCCCCTGCTGCTGTAGGTTACCCTCACCATGCCCCTCTTGCACCTTATCCACCACAAACATacccaccaccaccaccacagGCCTCAACTTATTATCCACCAG CTCCGACCGGAATCTATCCTCCACCACCCTATTGA